A single genomic interval of Barnesiella intestinihominis YIT 11860 harbors:
- a CDS encoding WG repeat-containing protein gives MKYPISIFLFIFMFFVCSCAGLGGFPLYSGSYGSQAASRLTPVENPATGLYGYVNDLGMWVIQPKFRSAQRFRNNGLARVQIGVRYGAINMAGKVVINPVFEHSYDVDNAITSMEKGRLRGIDLWETRDSKSGLYGYLDYYGNWFIKPQYYNARGFNDEGFAVVEVGRNRWGAIDRNNRIVIQPNFKASYEAENALRRLWGY, from the coding sequence ATGAAATACCCGATCTCGATATTCTTGTTTATTTTCATGTTTTTTGTTTGTTCTTGTGCCGGTTTAGGAGGGTTTCCTCTGTATTCGGGAAGTTATGGTTCGCAGGCGGCTAGTCGTTTGACTCCGGTCGAAAATCCGGCTACCGGATTATATGGCTATGTCAATGACTTGGGTATGTGGGTAATACAGCCTAAATTCAGATCTGCACAACGTTTCCGTAACAACGGACTGGCGCGAGTGCAAATTGGTGTGCGGTACGGAGCCATAAATATGGCTGGGAAAGTGGTGATAAATCCGGTGTTCGAGCACAGCTACGATGTGGATAACGCTATTACTTCGATGGAGAAGGGGAGATTGCGCGGAATCGATTTATGGGAGACCCGCGATTCCAAGAGTGGATTGTACGGTTATCTTGATTATTATGGGAATTGGTTCATTAAACCGCAATATTACAATGCACGAGGATTCAACGACGAGGGCTTTGCCGTTGTGGAGGTCGGGAGAAACCGCTGGGGCGCGATCGATAGAAACAACAGAATAGTCATTCAACCCAATTTTAAGGCGTCGTATGAGGCGGAAAATGCGCTTAGGCGTCTTTGGGGCTATTAA
- a CDS encoding right-handed parallel beta-helix repeat-containing protein, whose product MGTKFSTRVWVSVVGIASIFLGSKGYADTVISVADFGLKPDTRENAVAYVQKAIEACRGKEPVTLVFPEGRYDFWPQYAHEKNYYETNTYDVFPKRLAMLFEGLHNITVDGNGSQFVMHDRIQPITVENCDGVTLKNFSIDWDIPLTAQARVTKVGSDFFEIEINVLESPYIIEDGKLVFVGEGWKSALGSMIEFESDTHFVVPGTGDLVLGRNWRDYTAVSPRYGIVRLSRKGGFERYPAEGNWLVLRHSTRDHAGIFICGSHDVRLSDVQVYHTAGLGILAQYSSDIAFKKVSVEPNAAKGRILSGHDDGFHLMGCKGKITVDSCRWAGLMDDPINVHGTCVRVVKVLSSDKVVCRFMHDMSKGMEWGFPGDKVGMIENNTMRTVATANIRSFKAIDEYEFELELTSDLPEEIGVGAALENLTWTPDVDIRNSFFGSCRARGLLVSTPGKVVIENNVFESSGSAILIAGDANYWYESGAVKDVLIKGNDFRYPCMSSMYQFCEAIISIEPEIPQPDTKYPFHSNIRIENNTFNPFDYPILYAKSVDGISFTGNVIQRNTTYKPFHKRKAAVTLVKCRRAKIKDNKIIGDVLGAPGGKLSIVKE is encoded by the coding sequence ATGGGAACGAAATTTTCGACACGCGTATGGGTAAGTGTAGTCGGCATAGCATCGATTTTTTTGGGCAGTAAAGGATATGCGGATACTGTGATTTCGGTAGCCGACTTTGGGTTGAAACCCGATACGAGGGAGAATGCCGTAGCATATGTTCAAAAAGCGATAGAGGCTTGTAGGGGAAAAGAGCCGGTAACCCTTGTCTTTCCCGAAGGACGTTATGATTTTTGGCCTCAATATGCTCATGAGAAAAATTATTATGAGACCAATACCTACGATGTTTTTCCGAAGCGATTGGCAATGCTTTTCGAGGGGCTTCACAATATCACTGTCGACGGGAACGGCTCGCAGTTCGTCATGCACGATCGAATACAACCGATAACCGTTGAGAATTGCGATGGCGTTACCTTGAAAAATTTCTCTATCGATTGGGATATACCGCTTACGGCTCAGGCTCGTGTGACAAAGGTGGGTAGCGATTTTTTCGAGATCGAAATCAATGTCCTCGAATCTCCCTATATCATTGAAGACGGCAAGCTGGTATTCGTGGGTGAAGGCTGGAAAAGTGCATTAGGCAGTATGATAGAATTTGAGTCTGATACGCATTTCGTGGTTCCCGGTACGGGTGATTTGGTGCTGGGGAGGAATTGGAGAGACTATACGGCCGTTTCACCTCGGTATGGTATTGTGCGGTTGAGTCGGAAGGGAGGATTCGAACGATACCCGGCCGAGGGTAACTGGTTGGTGCTGAGGCATAGCACGAGAGACCATGCCGGAATTTTTATCTGTGGCAGCCACGATGTGCGGTTGTCCGATGTGCAGGTATATCATACCGCCGGCTTGGGTATCTTGGCACAATATTCTTCTGATATTGCGTTCAAAAAAGTGAGTGTAGAGCCCAATGCGGCGAAGGGACGCATATTGAGCGGTCACGACGACGGTTTCCATTTGATGGGGTGTAAAGGTAAAATTACGGTCGACAGTTGTCGTTGGGCTGGTTTGATGGACGATCCCATAAACGTACATGGAACCTGTGTCCGGGTGGTGAAAGTCCTTTCTTCCGATAAGGTTGTCTGCCGGTTTATGCACGACATGAGCAAAGGTATGGAGTGGGGATTTCCGGGAGATAAAGTCGGTATGATCGAAAACAACACCATGCGCACGGTTGCTACTGCAAATATACGCTCGTTCAAGGCGATAGACGAGTATGAGTTCGAATTGGAATTGACATCGGATTTGCCGGAAGAAATCGGGGTAGGCGCTGCATTGGAGAATCTCACGTGGACTCCCGATGTCGATATTCGCAACTCGTTTTTCGGTTCTTGCCGGGCGCGGGGATTACTGGTTTCCACACCGGGAAAAGTAGTGATTGAAAACAATGTGTTCGAGTCGAGCGGGTCGGCTATATTGATTGCGGGCGATGCGAATTATTGGTACGAATCGGGTGCGGTAAAAGATGTGCTTATTAAAGGAAACGACTTCCGTTATCCCTGTATGTCTTCCATGTATCAGTTTTGTGAAGCCATCATATCTATCGAGCCGGAAATTCCCCAGCCCGATACGAAGTATCCGTTCCATAGCAATATCAGGATTGAGAACAATACATTCAATCCGTTCGACTATCCTATTTTGTATGCAAAAAGCGTAGACGGTATTTCGTTTACAGGGAATGTGATTCAAAGGAATACAACCTATAAACCGTTCCACAAACGAAAGGCCGCCGTAACATTGGTAAAATGCCGCCGTGCGAAAATCAAGGATAATAAGATTATAGGCGATGTGCTGGGTGCTCCCGGTGGGAAACTGTCTATTGTGAAAGAATAA
- a CDS encoding RNA polymerase sigma-70 factor, which produces MKSECDNIIVGLKSGSFDAFEKVYKLYSGKLYNFVMRISGGDSYWAEEIVQRTFVRLWEIHDQVSPDKSLISYLCTIAKNLLMNVYQRQTVEYIYAEYVLESSEEYSDNADGELDGKLLEEYIDRLAEELPPSRKKIFVLSKRKHFTNKEIAVELNISESTVATQLSLALKFMRDKLMAHYDELLPLVIYAALIKIV; this is translated from the coding sequence TTGAAAAGTGAATGTGACAATATTATCGTAGGCCTCAAATCGGGTTCTTTCGATGCCTTTGAAAAGGTATACAAGTTGTATAGTGGTAAATTATACAACTTTGTCATGAGAATATCTGGCGGAGACAGTTATTGGGCGGAGGAAATCGTACAACGTACGTTTGTCCGGTTGTGGGAGATACACGATCAGGTGAGTCCCGATAAATCGTTGATTTCTTATCTTTGTACCATAGCTAAGAATCTGTTGATGAACGTGTATCAGCGGCAGACTGTCGAATATATTTATGCGGAATATGTTCTTGAATCTTCGGAAGAATATAGCGATAATGCCGATGGAGAGCTGGACGGTAAGTTGCTGGAAGAATATATCGACCGACTTGCCGAGGAACTGCCGCCGTCGCGTAAGAAAATATTTGTTTTGAGTAAACGTAAGCATTTTACGAATAAAGAAATAGCGGTCGAGCTGAATATTTCGGAGAGTACCGTCGCGACGCAATTGTCGTTGGCGCTTAAATTTATGAGGGATAAATTGATGGCCCATTACGATGAGTTGTTACCCTTAGTGATTTATGCCGCTTTAATTAAGATAGTTTAA
- a CDS encoding Gfo/Idh/MocA family protein has translation MNLILRIIITGALLLLFACKSVYKADPFPEPERESGQTDVLALRAEPLDTVRVAFIGVGARGMAAVKRFMNIEGVRVVALCDVDSFKVAKAQRILAAKGRGPAVEYCGPDSWKKVCERSDVDLIYNCTHWQLHTPIAVYAMEQGKHVAVEVPAALTVDECWQLVNTAEKTRKHCMMLENCCYDFFELATLNMAQQGVFGEIVHGEGAYIHDLREYNFDTASVSGYWDMWRLKYNTDHTGNPYPTHGLGPICQIMNIHRGDKMNYLVSMSSDQFGLTEYSRSRLGEEHAFASKKYDLGDMNTTLIKTEKGKTILIQHDVTSPRPYDRHHVIGGTKGFAQKYPVEGIALEPNAHCFLPEEKLDSLLKAYEHQFVKEIGNLARKVGGHGGMDFIMDYRLIYCLRNGLPLDQDVYDAAEWSCLVELTEYSVRNGSVPVRIPDFTRGAWEKLKSLEFAK, from the coding sequence ATGAATCTGATTCTAAGAATTATTATAACAGGAGCATTGTTGCTTTTGTTTGCTTGCAAGTCTGTTTATAAAGCCGACCCGTTTCCCGAACCGGAAAGAGAATCGGGACAAACCGATGTCCTTGCATTAAGAGCTGAACCTTTGGATACAGTACGGGTTGCTTTTATAGGGGTAGGTGCTCGGGGCATGGCAGCCGTGAAACGTTTTATGAATATAGAAGGTGTGAGGGTGGTTGCGTTGTGCGATGTAGATTCTTTCAAGGTTGCCAAAGCGCAGAGGATTCTGGCTGCGAAGGGACGAGGACCGGCCGTGGAATATTGTGGCCCCGATAGTTGGAAGAAGGTTTGTGAACGAAGCGATGTAGATTTGATTTATAATTGTACCCATTGGCAGTTGCATACTCCTATTGCGGTCTATGCTATGGAGCAGGGGAAACATGTCGCGGTGGAAGTTCCGGCTGCCCTTACGGTTGATGAGTGTTGGCAATTGGTGAATACCGCCGAAAAAACTCGGAAACATTGTATGATGCTGGAAAACTGTTGCTACGATTTTTTTGAGTTGGCTACTTTGAATATGGCTCAACAGGGCGTTTTCGGAGAAATTGTTCATGGAGAAGGGGCTTATATTCACGATTTAAGAGAATATAATTTTGACACTGCATCGGTATCGGGATATTGGGATATGTGGAGATTGAAATATAATACGGATCATACGGGGAATCCATATCCGACGCATGGCTTAGGCCCGATTTGTCAAATAATGAACATTCATCGGGGAGATAAAATGAATTATTTGGTGTCGATGTCGAGTGACCAGTTCGGATTGACGGAATATTCTCGGAGTCGTTTGGGGGAAGAACATGCGTTTGCTTCTAAAAAATATGATTTAGGAGATATGAACACTACTCTTATTAAGACTGAAAAAGGGAAAACGATTTTGATTCAACACGATGTGACAAGTCCTCGACCTTATGACCGGCATCATGTAATCGGCGGAACAAAGGGTTTTGCACAGAAATATCCGGTGGAAGGGATTGCCTTAGAACCGAATGCACATTGTTTCTTACCGGAAGAGAAATTGGATTCTCTCTTGAAGGCTTATGAACATCAGTTTGTGAAAGAAATTGGAAATTTAGCTCGAAAAGTAGGTGGGCATGGAGGTATGGACTTTATTATGGACTATCGCTTGATTTATTGTTTAAGGAATGGATTGCCTTTGGATCAAGATGTTTATGATGCTGCCGAATGGTCTTGCTTGGTCGAATTGACTGAATATTCAGTAAGAAATGGATCTGTTCCTGTACGTATTCCCGATTTCACACGAGGAGCATGGGAGAAATTAAAAAGTTTGGAGTTTGCAAAATAG
- a CDS encoding FecR family protein, with amino-acid sequence MDKEYFKILIEKYLDGNASTAEVKELCEWIKNNDSLDRWIMQAIERSDSHLDEEVYERLYTRIKEDIESREKKSHRRFSFVPMLRWAAVVCLPIIAALAVYELGLDSKVDTLPLVVTAESGERAKVQLPDGTKVNINSASQISYPHDFNGERRIVELDGEAYFEVTPDKERPFVVKAAGLEITVLGTAFDVCAYKDDSEVSVVLLTGKVDVASESDRYVMQPDEKLVYDRNTGTMQVGKVYSKEYVEWTDGNLRFENESLENIVKVLSRVYNVKIVFDSAFPEGQYFFTGSIGSGGITNALDILSMTSSLHYEVRDSVIMLHKK; translated from the coding sequence ATGGATAAGGAATATTTCAAAATACTCATCGAGAAGTACCTCGACGGAAACGCTTCGACGGCAGAAGTCAAGGAATTGTGCGAGTGGATAAAAAATAACGATTCGCTCGACCGATGGATTATGCAAGCTATTGAAAGAAGCGATTCTCATCTCGATGAGGAAGTCTATGAACGTCTGTATACCCGCATTAAAGAGGACATAGAATCCCGGGAGAAAAAGTCGCATAGACGATTCTCCTTTGTTCCGATGTTGCGGTGGGCCGCCGTTGTCTGTTTACCGATTATCGCTGCGTTGGCCGTATATGAGTTGGGACTCGATTCAAAGGTGGATACTCTCCCGTTGGTAGTAACTGCCGAGAGTGGGGAACGAGCCAAAGTCCAATTGCCCGATGGTACGAAAGTAAATATAAATTCAGCCTCTCAAATTAGTTATCCGCATGATTTTAATGGGGAAAGAAGAATCGTCGAGCTCGATGGGGAAGCCTATTTCGAGGTGACTCCCGATAAGGAGCGCCCGTTTGTCGTAAAGGCTGCCGGTCTTGAAATTACAGTATTGGGTACGGCTTTCGACGTGTGTGCTTATAAAGACGATAGCGAGGTGTCGGTCGTTTTGTTGACAGGGAAAGTCGATGTGGCGTCGGAGAGCGATCGCTATGTCATGCAGCCCGACGAGAAACTGGTGTATGACAGAAACACGGGAACCATGCAGGTCGGTAAGGTTTATTCGAAGGAATATGTCGAATGGACCGATGGAAATTTACGTTTCGAAAATGAATCGCTGGAAAACATCGTTAAGGTTTTATCTCGTGTATATAACGTAAAAATCGTTTTCGACTCGGCGTTTCCCGAAGGACAATATTTTTTCACCGGTTCGATAGGAAGCGGAGGCATTACAAATGCTCTCGATATCTTGTCGATGACATCGTCATTACATTATGAAGTGCGCGATTCTGTCATCATGCTTCATAAAAAATAA